The Verrucomicrobiia bacterium genome window below encodes:
- the fliD gene encoding flagellar filament capping protein FliD: MDLSLSGLASGFDWKSLVDQLTDVERTPQKRLFSEQSLINQRNNAYSSIKTQLGVLTNRINALKDPALFDSRSASSTDATIASASVTSGAPAGQYAFAVTQLASSARQLGTTDAGASLSATNDVSGVVLGSAGFSTAITAGNITVNGKQVAITTTDTLQDVFNRIGTATGGVVTGSYDSATDKISLTSSNGNVVLGSATDTSNFLAVTRLNNNGANTVSSSAKLGGLKLTGALSSANFGTALSDGGSGAGQFKINGVAISFNATSDSLTNVLDRINSSTSGVNASYDAVNDRLVLTNKVTGDIGVAMEDVTGNFLAASGLSGGTLERGKNLTYKVDDGPELTSQTNTITQTSSGITGLSLSVLKEGTVKIAVSSDTSKIKTAITDFMAEYNRLQTVVDGQTASTTDAKGKVTAGILANDSTAYDVGASLRAETNRIVNSLTGSLKRLDDLGITSNGKDNALALTTSTALDEALANNLAGVKKLFTDSSDGIATRLSKWMDKTTGDTGTLTTKQNNLTKEAANLDTQMLDLERLVQANKNRLTASFVAMEVAQAKIKQQSQYLSQKFGSSTTSG, translated from the coding sequence ATGGACCTAAGTTTGTCAGGATTGGCATCTGGCTTTGACTGGAAATCCCTTGTGGACCAGTTGACGGATGTGGAACGTACTCCGCAAAAGCGCCTGTTCAGCGAACAGTCGCTCATAAACCAGCGGAACAACGCCTATTCCAGCATCAAGACCCAGCTCGGTGTGCTCACCAATCGCATCAACGCGCTGAAAGACCCTGCGCTGTTCGATTCGCGCTCGGCTTCGAGCACGGATGCGACCATTGCCAGCGCTTCAGTCACCTCCGGCGCTCCCGCTGGACAATACGCTTTCGCCGTCACTCAATTGGCTTCCTCCGCTCGTCAGTTGGGCACCACTGATGCTGGGGCCTCTCTCAGCGCGACAAATGACGTCTCCGGTGTCGTTCTGGGTTCTGCCGGTTTCAGCACGGCGATCACTGCGGGAAATATCACGGTGAATGGCAAGCAGGTCGCCATCACTACTACAGATACCTTGCAAGATGTGTTCAACCGCATCGGCACAGCGACTGGTGGCGTCGTAACCGGCAGTTACGATTCGGCCACAGACAAGATCAGCCTCACCAGCAGCAACGGCAATGTCGTCCTCGGCAGTGCTACGGATACGAGCAATTTCCTGGCCGTCACCCGGTTGAATAACAATGGCGCGAACACGGTGAGCAGCTCTGCCAAGCTGGGTGGATTGAAACTCACAGGTGCGTTGTCCTCGGCGAATTTCGGCACCGCCCTCAGCGATGGCGGCAGTGGCGCAGGACAATTCAAGATCAACGGTGTGGCCATCTCCTTCAACGCCACGTCAGACAGCCTCACGAATGTCCTTGATCGTATCAACTCTTCCACCTCCGGGGTGAATGCGAGTTACGATGCTGTGAATGATCGCCTCGTGCTCACCAACAAAGTCACCGGCGACATCGGCGTGGCGATGGAAGACGTGACGGGCAATTTCCTCGCCGCGAGTGGATTAAGCGGCGGCACTTTGGAACGCGGTAAAAATCTGACCTACAAAGTGGATGATGGCCCGGAACTCACGAGCCAGACCAATACCATCACGCAGACCAGTTCTGGCATCACCGGTCTTTCTCTTTCCGTGCTGAAAGAAGGAACTGTAAAGATAGCCGTGTCCAGCGACACCTCGAAGATCAAAACCGCCATCACGGATTTCATGGCGGAATACAACCGTCTGCAAACGGTTGTGGATGGACAGACCGCCAGCACGACGGATGCGAAGGGCAAAGTGACGGCGGGCATCCTCGCGAATGATTCCACCGCTTATGATGTCGGTGCTTCTTTGCGCGCGGAAACGAACAGGATCGTCAACAGTTTGACCGGCTCGCTCAAGCGGCTCGATGACCTGGGCATCACTTCCAACGGTAAAGATAATGCGTTGGCTTTGACCACTTCCACGGCCCTGGACGAAGCGCTCGCGAACAATCTCGCCGGTGTCAAAAAACTTTTTACCGACAGCTCAGATGGCATCGCGACCCGCCTCTCCAAATGGATGGATAAGACCACTGGGGATACAGGCACGTTGACGACCAAGCAAAACAATCTGACCAAGGAAGCAGCCAATCTCGACACCCAGATGCTGGATCTGGAACGCCTCGTGCAGGCCAATAAAAATCGCCTCACCGCCAGCTTCGTGGCGATGGAAGTGGCGCAGGCCAAGATCAAGCAGCAGTCACAATATCTCTCACAGAAATTCGGCAGCTCCACAACTTCGGGCTGA
- the fliS gene encoding flagellar export chaperone FliS: MRQTNLLRSYRQVATQTAPPGQLVLMLFEGAIRFLERAMTGFELEDPIDCNETISNNVIRAQAIIHELNVSLNMEAGGEFSQTMRRLYNYLDYRLMESNLKKEPAGIKESLARLITLRDAWATMLSGQGPAQAVQETPAPVNMAAA; encoded by the coding sequence ATGCGTCAAACCAATCTGCTCCGTTCCTATCGCCAGGTGGCCACCCAGACCGCTCCTCCGGGACAACTCGTCTTGATGCTTTTTGAGGGCGCCATCCGGTTTTTGGAACGGGCCATGACGGGCTTCGAGCTCGAAGACCCGATCGATTGCAACGAGACGATCAGTAACAACGTCATCCGCGCACAAGCGATCATTCACGAGTTGAATGTGTCGCTGAACATGGAAGCTGGCGGGGAATTTTCCCAGACGATGCGCCGGTTGTATAACTACCTCGACTATCGCCTGATGGAGAGCAACCTGAAGAAGGAGCCTGCGGGCATCAAAGAATCGCTTGCCCGCCTCATCACCTTGCGGGATGCGTGGGCCACCATGCTGTCCGGCCAGGGCCCGGCCCAAGCGGTCCAGGAAACGCCTGCTCCGGTGAACATGGCCGCCGCCTGA
- a CDS encoding ATP-binding protein, which yields MSPALEQRSSNMTVRATGLSSTARYNGSASVWLEAGHVVVDHLGKVVHLGDSMARWLGLKQFTPGQSLEQTLAPRFPILPLVFHEILQSESGGAVELRSSDSESAAWVQCEVVPGPACQFLRFASILPPLSELSEGAWDQHLQSDAAVREMFLRSVRTEAQLGSITQRWPGVIFSQSADYGFSFASQRIEELTGYTLEQLRHRPGLFWQMVHEADADDLQTQWSKLDRQNSSISVSYRLRHATTGRVAYIMDQREAIFSENGLLLGFEGVWLDVTRQTIAERRLSSAAWKETIAVLTMGLAHDFSNIMAGIHSLSEAFTAELDSSHPHHEGLALIRQNAMQASHLVRRILSLHNDKVGELNYYNLNEVVADTVELMRKTVPRRIDIRTVLHAEGLPLFVDAVELRQVAINLMVNAMDAMPLGGMLEVSTSLHENVDAAGLVIGHVGRSPVICLTVKDTGCGIPQSKLGSIFDPFFTTKAVNKGSGLGLYNARLFVEKHHGAISVDSHLGAGATFKVWLPQADFTENDRVEPTGLPVRHTILLLGRSGRPMERMLQYLREHGLYVVGCLSADSAQEALSSPQYQFAAVLGLCDRDSEWIWSFLGTQRQLRSPLKAAVQILGHNVDELNTQFMTGADMIFSPDTSELELLTRLQSLLPAAEPPTP from the coding sequence ATGAGCCCGGCCTTGGAACAGCGCAGCAGCAACATGACCGTACGAGCGACAGGGTTGAGTTCCACCGCCAGGTACAATGGAAGTGCATCCGTCTGGCTGGAGGCGGGGCACGTGGTGGTGGACCATCTGGGCAAGGTCGTACATCTGGGTGACTCGATGGCCCGTTGGCTGGGATTGAAACAGTTCACGCCGGGCCAAAGCCTCGAACAAACTCTTGCCCCCCGCTTTCCCATCCTGCCGCTGGTTTTTCACGAGATATTGCAGAGCGAGTCGGGTGGTGCGGTTGAATTACGCTCGAGCGATTCCGAATCCGCCGCATGGGTGCAATGCGAAGTGGTGCCCGGTCCCGCCTGCCAGTTCCTGCGGTTCGCTTCCATTTTGCCTCCCCTGTCAGAACTGAGCGAAGGCGCTTGGGATCAGCATTTGCAGAGTGATGCCGCCGTACGCGAGATGTTCCTGCGATCAGTGCGCACCGAAGCACAACTGGGGAGCATCACGCAACGCTGGCCGGGTGTGATCTTCAGCCAGAGTGCGGATTACGGTTTCAGTTTCGCCAGCCAGCGCATCGAGGAGCTTACAGGTTATACGTTGGAGCAATTGCGTCATCGTCCGGGCTTGTTCTGGCAGATGGTCCACGAGGCGGATGCTGACGATTTGCAAACGCAATGGTCCAAGCTGGACCGCCAGAACTCATCCATATCCGTCTCTTACCGTTTGCGTCACGCCACGACGGGACGGGTGGCTTACATCATGGATCAGCGCGAAGCCATTTTTAGCGAGAATGGATTGTTGCTCGGTTTTGAAGGGGTCTGGCTGGATGTCACCCGCCAGACGATCGCGGAACGGCGGCTCTCTTCGGCTGCCTGGAAAGAAACCATCGCCGTGCTGACGATGGGATTGGCCCATGATTTCAGCAACATCATGGCCGGCATCCATTCGCTCAGTGAGGCATTCACGGCGGAACTGGACTCTTCCCATCCCCACCATGAAGGTCTGGCGCTCATCCGCCAGAATGCGATGCAAGCAAGTCATCTCGTTCGCCGCATCCTGAGCCTGCACAATGACAAAGTGGGCGAGCTCAATTACTACAATCTTAACGAGGTGGTGGCAGACACGGTAGAACTGATGCGCAAAACAGTCCCGCGTCGCATCGACATCCGCACAGTGTTGCATGCCGAAGGACTGCCGCTCTTCGTCGATGCCGTGGAACTGCGCCAGGTGGCGATCAATCTCATGGTCAATGCCATGGATGCGATGCCGTTGGGCGGTATGCTTGAAGTATCCACATCATTGCACGAGAACGTGGATGCCGCCGGACTCGTGATCGGTCATGTAGGCCGTTCGCCCGTGATCTGCCTGACGGTGAAGGACACCGGTTGCGGCATCCCGCAGAGCAAACTCGGTTCTATCTTCGATCCGTTCTTCACCACCAAGGCGGTGAACAAAGGCTCGGGTCTTGGTCTTTACAACGCCCGGCTTTTCGTGGAGAAACATCACGGTGCGATCAGCGTGGACTCGCATTTGGGCGCGGGCGCGACATTCAAAGTCTGGCTGCCGCAGGCGGATTTCACGGAGAACGACCGTGTGGAGCCCACGGGCCTGCCGGTGAGACACACGATCCTGCTGTTGGGGCGCAGCGGCCGTCCGATGGAGCGCATGCTGCAATATCTGCGCGAACACGGGCTCTATGTGGTAGGCTGCCTCAGCGCGGATTCCGCGCAAGAAGCCTTGAGCAGTCCGCAGTATCAGTTCGCCGCTGTGCTGGGATTGTGTGACCGGGACAGTGAATGGATATGGAGCTTTCTGGGCACCCAGCGCCAGCTGCGGAGCCCGTTGAAAGCGGCTGTTCAAATCTTGGGCCATAATGTCGATGAGTTGAACACTCAGTTCATGACGGGGGCAGACATGATATTTTCTCCAGACACATCCGAGCTGGAATTGCTGACGCGGTTGCAGAGCCTGCTGCCTGCCGCTGAACCGCCGACGCCATGA
- a CDS encoding HD domain-containing phosphohydrolase has protein sequence MSTSTANNTSPHRILIVDDEEIVMVGLRETLTRAGYQVKTSSNPLPALELLQQEQFAVIISDHQMPQMTGLEFLALAKQIQPDATRILITAVLSLDTVIDAINKGEIYRFIVKPWLREELLATVKNAAQRFDLLCKNALLQATTLAMNDKLTQLNRELEARVKQVDEQNQRLAVLNEALQTNLFRSVELCLHTMESFYPTLGSQGRRVHDICDAIGHSLNFPPEQQQAFEISAWLHDIGLVSVPRQIIRKWQTEPHKLNESDKAIIRQHPILGQELARFVHDLEIVGLIIRSHHERFDGQGYPDMLQGEQIPWSARLLAVAVGYADSIYLTDKDALEAVKLGSGKAYDPEAVRAFLRALPDAQIPARQREVLLSELRPGMVLARGIYTPSGILLIPEGQQLNGPSIDKLLNHNQINPISQSLVVYC, from the coding sequence ATGAGCACGTCCACAGCCAACAACACTTCGCCACACCGCATCCTCATCGTAGATGACGAGGAGATCGTGATGGTCGGCCTGCGCGAGACGCTCACGCGCGCGGGGTATCAAGTAAAGACATCTTCAAATCCTCTGCCCGCCTTGGAACTGCTCCAGCAGGAACAGTTCGCCGTGATCATCTCGGATCATCAGATGCCGCAGATGACGGGTTTGGAATTCCTGGCATTGGCCAAGCAGATCCAGCCGGATGCCACACGCATCTTGATCACTGCAGTGTTGAGCCTCGATACGGTGATCGATGCCATCAACAAGGGAGAGATATACCGTTTCATCGTCAAACCGTGGCTCCGGGAAGAATTGCTGGCGACCGTGAAGAATGCCGCCCAGCGCTTCGACCTCTTGTGCAAGAACGCTTTGTTGCAAGCGACCACGCTGGCGATGAACGACAAGCTCACCCAGTTGAACCGCGAGCTTGAAGCGCGTGTGAAGCAGGTGGATGAACAAAACCAGCGTCTAGCTGTGTTGAATGAAGCGCTGCAGACGAACCTGTTCCGTTCCGTGGAATTGTGCCTGCATACGATGGAGTCTTTTTATCCCACGTTGGGCAGCCAAGGCCGTCGAGTGCATGATATCTGCGATGCGATAGGCCATTCACTGAATTTCCCGCCTGAGCAACAACAGGCTTTTGAGATCAGCGCCTGGCTGCACGACATCGGTCTTGTAAGTGTTCCGCGCCAGATCATCCGCAAGTGGCAGACGGAACCTCACAAGCTCAATGAGAGCGACAAGGCGATCATCCGGCAGCATCCCATCTTGGGCCAGGAGCTTGCCCGCTTCGTGCACGATCTCGAGATTGTGGGCCTGATCATCCGTTCGCATCACGAGCGCTTTGATGGCCAGGGCTATCCCGACATGCTCCAGGGTGAGCAGATCCCATGGTCCGCACGTCTTCTCGCGGTGGCAGTTGGCTACGCGGACAGCATCTATTTGACGGATAAGGACGCGCTCGAAGCCGTCAAACTTGGCAGCGGCAAAGCTTACGATCCAGAAGCAGTCCGGGCATTTCTGCGGGCCTTGCCCGATGCTCAAATACCAGCGCGCCAGCGTGAAGTGCTTTTGAGTGAATTGCGTCCCGGCATGGTGCTCGCCCGCGGCATCTATACTCCCAGTGGCATTCTCCTCATCCCTGAGGGGCAGCAGTTGAATGGGCCCTCCATCGATAAATTGCTAAACCACAATCAAATTAATCCGATAAGCCAGTCGTTAGTAGTCTATTGCTAA
- a CDS encoding PAS domain S-box protein has translation MTSGSRLAGAPSPAESDGARAQWWRNLFEGSDDAHFVCRSNGEVVEANRRAREFFPCPPGERLNLLDLLTDQVAARVRGILARRRDHQESISGVSLLTHGRLTLIADLVLTPLGPTCALLTLRDATRRWRMESHMQRLATAIDSTSDVFYLTDAECRITFVNAAFQDVTGHSIEDALGRDSNFLRAEHQEKTVKEYLKAVQGGRDWSGELVNVRSDGSTYPVAATISPINDRNGEFIGFVANEREITAWKRLQDEVLMERNYARSIIDSIESAIYTVDRHLKLTHVNEAWRKFPAEHGWLDMKQAPRTGAYLLDHVRSLEQKEQLRGYFEQALYTRQPVEFQTNCGGRHWFSRISPWLHAGEVIGLIYQVSDQTGFHKLQNQLYQAQKMETVGTLAAGVAHDFNNLLQVIRGNTTLLGMNKQLSEDVLARLQQVDRAASRAAEITQQLLSFSRASEEKITIFDFNQAIEEASQLARRSLRGNVDLLLMPSPVPACVKMDATRASQLLLNLCVNAQDAMPQGGQLALTNGVSVLSHEQVTQHRLPIGSRFVKCSVRDTGTGIPANVLPRIFDPFFTTKGPGKGTGLGLAVAHSVVRQAGGFLEVETAAGEGTTFHIYLPLVEGGNTAFVKKAPSTLPKGCGRILIVDDLDMIRDFAANFLTAAGFEVVAASDADDATTKLHMAEQPFDLMLTDYNMPGRNGVELIHHAAVEWPEMKFILASGYLEEEERQAIEKFRDVRVLRKPYNMHEAVSLIMNQLQKGH, from the coding sequence ATGACTTCCGGAAGCAGGTTGGCTGGCGCACCGTCGCCGGCTGAGTCTGACGGAGCGCGTGCCCAGTGGTGGCGCAATCTGTTCGAAGGCTCAGATGATGCCCATTTTGTCTGCCGTTCCAACGGCGAAGTGGTCGAAGCAAACCGCCGTGCCCGCGAGTTCTTCCCCTGTCCGCCAGGTGAGCGGTTGAATCTCCTCGATTTGTTGACGGATCAGGTGGCTGCGAGAGTCCGTGGTATCCTGGCGCGTCGGCGCGATCATCAGGAAAGCATCAGTGGTGTCTCCCTGCTCACGCATGGACGGCTTACGCTCATCGCCGATCTCGTGCTCACTCCGCTGGGGCCGACGTGTGCTTTGTTGACGTTGCGGGATGCGACACGTCGCTGGCGGATGGAATCGCATATGCAGCGCCTTGCCACGGCGATCGATTCCACTTCAGATGTCTTTTATCTCACGGATGCCGAGTGCCGCATCACGTTCGTCAACGCTGCATTCCAAGATGTCACCGGGCACAGCATCGAGGATGCCTTGGGGCGCGATTCCAATTTCCTGCGTGCTGAGCACCAGGAGAAGACGGTCAAAGAATATCTAAAAGCCGTTCAGGGAGGACGCGACTGGTCTGGCGAGCTGGTGAATGTGCGCAGTGATGGCAGCACGTATCCCGTCGCGGCCACCATCTCACCGATCAATGATCGCAATGGTGAATTCATCGGGTTCGTGGCGAATGAACGCGAGATCACCGCCTGGAAGCGGCTGCAGGATGAAGTGCTGATGGAGCGCAATTACGCGCGCAGCATCATCGATTCCATCGAGTCCGCGATCTACACGGTGGACCGGCACCTCAAGTTGACGCATGTGAACGAAGCATGGCGCAAGTTTCCCGCCGAGCATGGCTGGCTTGATATGAAGCAGGCACCCAGGACGGGCGCATATCTGCTGGATCACGTCCGCAGTTTAGAACAGAAGGAGCAGTTGCGCGGCTACTTTGAGCAGGCGCTTTACACACGCCAGCCGGTGGAGTTCCAGACGAATTGCGGCGGGCGTCACTGGTTCTCGCGCATCTCCCCCTGGCTGCATGCGGGCGAGGTGATCGGCCTTATCTATCAGGTTTCAGACCAGACGGGTTTTCATAAGTTGCAGAACCAGCTCTATCAGGCGCAGAAGATGGAGACGGTCGGTACACTGGCCGCGGGTGTCGCGCATGATTTCAACAATCTGCTGCAAGTCATCCGCGGCAATACGACCTTGCTGGGCATGAACAAACAGTTGTCTGAGGACGTGCTGGCACGTCTGCAACAGGTTGATCGCGCCGCTTCCCGTGCCGCCGAGATCACACAGCAGCTGCTCTCTTTCAGTCGCGCTTCCGAGGAGAAGATCACGATCTTCGATTTCAACCAGGCGATCGAGGAAGCCAGCCAGTTGGCGCGAAGGTCTTTGCGTGGAAACGTGGACCTGCTGCTGATGCCCTCGCCCGTGCCTGCTTGCGTGAAGATGGATGCGACACGTGCGAGCCAGTTATTGCTGAACTTGTGCGTGAATGCCCAGGATGCCATGCCTCAGGGCGGACAGCTTGCGCTGACCAACGGTGTCTCCGTCCTCTCCCATGAGCAGGTCACGCAGCATCGCCTGCCGATCGGCTCGCGGTTCGTGAAATGCAGCGTACGGGACACGGGCACCGGCATTCCGGCGAATGTGCTGCCGCGTATCTTTGACCCATTTTTCACGACCAAGGGACCGGGCAAAGGCACTGGCCTGGGACTGGCCGTAGCACACAGCGTGGTGCGACAAGCGGGTGGTTTCCTCGAAGTGGAAACGGCGGCCGGCGAAGGCACCACGTTTCATATCTATCTGCCGTTGGTGGAGGGAGGAAACACGGCTTTCGTTAAGAAAGCCCCGAGCACTTTGCCGAAAGGATGCGGTCGCATCCTGATCGTGGATGATCTGGATATGATCCGGGATTTCGCGGCGAATTTCCTCACGGCAGCAGGGTTTGAAGTCGTCGCCGCCTCCGATGCCGATGACGCGACGACGAAACTGCACATGGCCGAGCAGCCTTTCGACCTGATGTTGACGGATTATAACATGCCGGGCCGTAACGGCGTGGAACTGATCCATCATGCAGCAGTGGAATGGCCGGAGATGAAGTTTATTCTGGCATCGGGTTATCTGGAAGAGGAGGAGCGGCAGGCGATCGAGAAATTCCGGGACGTTCGTGTGTTGCGCAAGCCTTACAACATGCATGAGGCGGTCTCGCTGATCATGAACCAGTTGCAGAAAGGGCATTAA
- a CDS encoding chemotaxis protein CheA: MTDLPVALGRLADQIALELAFAEPGKDNGLLPINSMLGQVEDLLAETPDATVTEGLVFAREVLDRTFLESGLFTTEVLAQLNLWTQWLQMAAKALEAATKPAAWGVPGEISCKKESPPANPASPTGDEFIEEALTLNLENDAELLREFINESHEHLQNIELGVLTLEEHPTDGDTLNSIFRAFHTFKGGSGFLNLRPINKLAHELESLLDLARQHKLAITAPVINLILSGGDTLKRFVQQIDAQISGNAPETPVVIPIGGLLARIKAVIEEGGKAEAMAPVVEERAVIAPVGTAQAIQADNATASETTPKAGMSASFVKVDTVKLDSLVDLVGEMVIAQCMVAQDKEIVRNANPLLTRNLAQLGRITRELQRTAMSLRMMPIRSTFQKMTRLVRDLSQKAGKQVELHLSGEDTELDRTIVEEISDPLIHMVRNAVDHGIERAEKRMAQGKAPFGKVWLRAYHKGGSIVIEIKDDGAGLNAERIKQKGIEKGLLAPDANPTDKEIFNLIFAPGFSTAEKITDISGRGVGMDVVRRNIEHLRGRVEIESVPGQGTTFAIYLPLTLAIIDGLLVSVGTEKFILPTLSVRESFRPAPQMISSVQERGEMVNVRGRLLPLLRLNRHFNITTKASRAEEGVIVVLEADNESRCVLVDELLGKQEVVIKTLGSMFKESLSLAGAAILGDGRVGLILDVNHLVKLEADVLSRAA, encoded by the coding sequence ATGACTGATCTACCTGTCGCGTTGGGTCGCCTTGCCGACCAGATTGCCTTGGAGCTGGCTTTTGCCGAGCCGGGCAAGGACAATGGTCTGCTGCCGATCAACAGTATGCTGGGCCAGGTCGAAGATTTGCTGGCTGAAACGCCCGACGCAACCGTGACCGAAGGCCTGGTCTTTGCCAGAGAGGTGCTGGATAGAACTTTTTTGGAAAGCGGACTGTTCACCACTGAAGTGCTCGCTCAGCTCAACCTCTGGACTCAGTGGTTGCAAATGGCAGCCAAGGCTTTGGAGGCCGCCACCAAGCCGGCTGCATGGGGCGTCCCCGGCGAGATCTCCTGCAAAAAGGAAAGCCCGCCTGCAAACCCGGCTTCGCCCACTGGAGATGAATTCATCGAAGAAGCGCTGACGCTCAATCTGGAGAATGATGCCGAGTTGTTGCGCGAGTTCATCAATGAATCGCACGAACATCTTCAAAACATCGAGCTGGGCGTGCTCACGCTTGAGGAACATCCGACGGATGGAGACACGCTTAACTCCATCTTCCGCGCGTTTCATACTTTCAAAGGCGGTTCTGGGTTCCTGAATCTCCGGCCCATCAACAAACTGGCGCATGAGCTGGAATCCCTGCTTGATCTCGCCCGTCAGCACAAGCTCGCCATCACGGCACCGGTCATCAACTTGATCCTTTCCGGTGGTGATACGTTGAAGCGTTTCGTGCAGCAGATCGACGCGCAGATCAGCGGTAATGCACCGGAGACGCCGGTGGTCATCCCCATCGGTGGGTTGCTGGCACGAATCAAAGCGGTCATCGAGGAGGGCGGCAAAGCTGAAGCAATGGCGCCCGTTGTCGAAGAGAGAGCAGTCATCGCTCCGGTGGGAACTGCTCAAGCCATTCAGGCGGACAACGCAACTGCATCTGAAACCACGCCCAAGGCGGGCATGAGCGCGTCTTTCGTGAAGGTGGATACCGTCAAGCTCGACAGTCTCGTGGATCTTGTCGGTGAGATGGTCATCGCGCAATGCATGGTGGCGCAGGATAAAGAAATCGTACGCAATGCGAATCCGTTGCTGACACGGAATCTGGCCCAGCTCGGTCGTATCACGCGTGAACTGCAACGCACAGCGATGTCGCTTCGCATGATGCCGATCCGCTCGACGTTCCAGAAGATGACGCGACTGGTCCGCGATCTTTCCCAGAAGGCCGGCAAGCAGGTGGAGTTGCACCTGAGCGGAGAGGACACGGAACTGGACCGCACGATCGTGGAAGAGATCAGCGATCCGTTGATCCACATGGTTCGAAATGCCGTGGATCATGGTATCGAACGTGCCGAGAAGCGGATGGCACAGGGCAAAGCGCCTTTCGGCAAAGTGTGGTTGCGTGCGTATCATAAAGGCGGCAGCATCGTCATCGAGATCAAGGATGATGGCGCGGGGCTCAATGCAGAGCGGATCAAGCAGAAAGGCATTGAGAAGGGCCTGCTGGCACCGGATGCGAACCCGACGGACAAGGAGATTTTCAATCTTATCTTTGCACCAGGTTTCTCAACGGCTGAAAAGATCACGGACATCTCTGGCCGTGGTGTAGGCATGGATGTCGTGAGGCGGAACATCGAACATTTGCGCGGACGTGTGGAGATCGAATCCGTGCCGGGGCAGGGAACGACGTTCGCGATCTATCTGCCTCTGACCTTGGCGATCATTGATGGATTGCTGGTAAGCGTGGGTACTGAAAAATTCATTCTGCCGACTCTGTCGGTGCGCGAGTCTTTCCGCCCAGCACCGCAGATGATCTCCAGTGTGCAAGAGCGCGGTGAGATGGTGAACGTGCGCGGACGTCTGCTGCCTTTGTTGCGTTTGAACCGTCATTTTAACATCACCACAAAAGCATCTCGTGCGGAAGAAGGCGTGATCGTGGTGCTCGAAGCCGACAACGAAAGCCGTTGCGTGCTGGTGGATGAACTGCTGGGCAAACAGGAAGTCGTGATCAAGACGCTGGGCAGCATGTTCAAGGAGAGCCTTTCGCTCGCTGGTGCCGCTATCTTGGGAGACGGCCGCGTGGGCTTGATCCTGGATGTGAACCATCTCGTAAAACTCGAAGCTGACGTGCTCTCCCGAGCCGCTTAA